The nucleotide window TTTTACATTGAGGTATCTTTTTTTGTTACTATTTTTTTATTATACAGGAATGCTCCTTTTAATATTCTTCAACTGGTATCAATATTTCCATATATCCTCCAGCACCTTCTTTCCAAAAAAGTGTAAATTGTGAAAAAAACTCTATTGAATCTCCTACTATTTTCAATTTTTTGCTCTCTATATATTCTATAGCCTTTATATAAGTTAGATAAATATTATTATATAGTCCAGCATGGATCACAGAAACATATTTTTTCTCTTCTATATCAGTTCCTAAAATATCCTCATCTGAATTTAAAACTTTTCCTAAATAATTTGCTCCACCTTTATATTCTCTAATAATATTCTCTTTTTTTATTGCAGAAAAAATTTTATCTTCATCTGTTAATTCACGTTTTAAAATTTTCTTTAACTTTAAAGTTGCTTTTTCAAACTCTAAATCATCATATGGTGGTTTTAAATCCACTTTTATAACTTTCATTTTAGGAATTATCTTTATAGTTGGAACTGGATTTTTTATTTTTAAAACTTTTTCTATATGTTCTAACTTTTTTTCAATTCCCTCTTTAGATAATTTTAATTCTTTTATCTTATTATCTATTTCTAATAGTTTTCTCTTTAAAAACTCCTTACTTTCATTTAAATCGGAACTTTTAAAATATATCTCTATATCTTTTAAAGAAAAGCCTGTATTTTTTAATAATAATAAAAAACTTAACTCTGAAAATTGATCTCTTGAATAGTATCTATAATTATTCTTTTCATCAACATATTTAGGTTTAAATATATTTATCTTATCATAATATATTAAAGTTTGACGAGAAATATTAAAAAAATTCGCTATCTCGCTTACACTATAAAACTCTTTCATCTTTCCTCCAAAAAATTCTTGACTATATAGTATACTATACACCTTATACTCTATATTAGCAAATATATTTTAGGAGGTTTATATAATGAATAAGACTTCTTTAGGCAATCTTAGTACTAAAAAAGCTTTTTTCAAATTAGCATTACCTAGCGTTATTGGAATGCTTATAGTTTCAATGCAAATGATGATTGATGGCTTTTTTATAGCCAATTCTGTAGGAGCTTCTGGTTTGGCAGCTATAAATCTTTCTATGCCTTTAGTTAATCTTTTTATGAGTATTAGTATGATGATATGTGCAGGAGGAGCTGTATATACATCTATAGAGTTAGGAAAAAATAATCAGAAGAAAGCTAATGAAATTTTTTCCTTCACTTTGATTATATACTTAATTATCATAGGAAGTTTAGGTATCTTTATGGCTTTCTTCATCGATAAAATAGTTCTTCTTTTAGGAGCAGATAATAGCTTAATACCTCATGTTAAATACTATCTTTTAATTCTTTTAATTTTTAATATTCCATTTAACTCTCCTATTTTTACAGAAACATTTGTAAGAGTTGGTGGAATACCAAATTTTGTTTTTATAAGCTCTCTTATATGTATCACAGGGAATATTATTGGAGATTATCTCTTGGTGTATAAAATGGGATTAGGAACTTTAGGAGCTGCTATTGCAACAGTTTCAGCTGACGGTTTAGCAGCTTTTGTCTTATTTTTTAGATTCTTTAAAAATAGATGTTCTTTATCTTTAGTCAAACCTAAAGGAAGTATTGAACTTTTAGGGAAAATTCTCTATAATGGTAGCTCAGAAATGTTAACAGTTGTTTCTAGTGCCATAGCAACTTATATTTTTAACTTAATTCTTATGAGAAATATAGGTTCTTTAGGAGTATCAGCATTGACTATTGTATTTTATGTTAACAGTATTTTAAATATCTGTTTATATGGATTAGCACAAGCTCTTCAACCACTTGTTTCTTTCAACTTAGGAGCAAAAAGATTTAATAGAATAATGGAAGCTTTAAAAATCTCTTTAATATCTGGAGCTAGTTTAGGAATTTTATTTTTTATGACTATGCTATTTAAAAAAGAACTAATAATAAATATGTTCTCAAAAGGGGATGAAACTTTAGAAACACTTACTAATGAAGTTTTAAGAATTGTCATCTTCCAATACCTTTTTTCTTTTGTAAATGTTATGGCCAGTGCTTTCTTAACAGCTTTAGAAAAACCTTTTGAATCAGTAGTAGTTTCTCTTTTTAGATCATTAGTCTTTACTGTAAGTTTCCTTTTTATTTTACCAATATTCTTAGGAAATACAGGACTTTGGTTATCTCTCCCTGCTGGAGAATTTTCTTGCATTTTTATAAGTATTCCTTTAATGTATTATTCCTTTAAAAAATTAACTAGATAAAAAACCCTCTTAGAAATTCTAAGAGGGTTTCTATTTAGATTATACTTTTTTACAATTATTTTTTGATGTTGTAGAAAACTTCTAATCCATTGTATTGAGCCATAGATCCTAATTCTTCTTCAATTCTTAATAATTGGTTGTATTTAGCCATTCTATCAGTTCTTGAAGTAGATCCAGTTTTGATTTGTCCTGCGTTTGTTGCAACAGCGATATCAGCTATTGTAGCATCTTCAGTTTCTCCTGATCTATGAGATACAACTGCAGTCATTCCTGCTCTTTTTGCCATTTCGATAGCATCTAGAGTTTCAGTTAATGATCCGATTTGGTTAAGTTTTATTAAGATTGAGTTTCCAGCTTTTAACTCAATTCCTTTTTTAAGTCTTTCAGTGTTAGTTACGAATAAGTCGTCTCCAACTATTTGAACTTTATCTCCAATTCTAGAAGTTAGTAATTGCCATCCTGCCCAGTCATCTTCTCCTAAACCATCTTCGATAGATTTGATTGGATATTTTTCAACAAGTTTAGCATACCATTCTACCATTTCTTCAGAAGTTCTTACAACTCCTCCTTCTCTTGTGAAGTGGTATTCGAATTTTCCTGGTGCTACTTCTTTACAGAATTCACTTGATGCTGCGTCAATTGCGAAAGTGATATCTTTTCCTGGCTCATATCCAGCAGCTTTTATAGCTTCAACGATTAAGTCTAAAGCTCCTTCTGTTCCGTTTATTTTAGCTGGAGCATATCCTCCTTCGTTTCCTACGTTAGTAGAATCTCCCATTTTCTTTAATAATTTTCCTAAGTGGTGGAATACTTCACATCCCATTCTCATAGCTTCAGCAAAAGTTTTTGCTCCAACTGGTTGAATCATAAACTCTTGTACGTCTACTGCAGAGTCAGCATGAGATCCTCCATTTAAGATGTTCATCATAGGTAGAGGTAATTCTTTAGCATTTACTCCTCCTAAGTATTTGTATAGAGGCATTCCTAAAGCTTCTGCTGCTGCTTTAGCAACTGCTAATGATACTCCTAGTATAGCGTTAGCTCCTAATCTTCCTTTGTTTGGAGTTCCATCTAATTCGATCATTGTTCTATCTATTGCAACTTGGTCAATAGCGTCCATTCCTAAGATAGCTTCTTTGATTTCAGTATTTACGTTTTTAACAGCTGTTAAAACACCTTTTCCTAAATATCTTGATTTATCTCCATCTCTTAATTCAACAGCTTCATAAGCTCCTGTTGAAGCTCCAGATGGAACTGCTGCTCTTCCTTTTGCTCCACACTCTAGTACTACATCTACTTCTACTGTAGGATTTCCTCTTGAGTCAAGGATTTCTCTAGCTACTACATCAACTATTCTTGTCATTTAAAAAACCTCCCAAGTTTTTTGTATAATCTTAATTATAATATTTATTATATCACATTTTGTGTTTTTTGACTATTTTACTTTTATTACTTTTACAGAGTTTGTAGTTCCTACTTCAAATACTTTTTCTCCACAAGTTGCTACAACTACATCTCCAGATTGAGCTAATCCTAATTCAACTGATACTTTTTCAGCTAATTCGAAGAATGAATCTAATGTTTCTACATTATTATCATAGTAAGGAACAACACCTCTAGAAATTACTAATTGATTAGCTGTTTTCTCATCGTTAGTAATAGCAAGTATTGTAGCTGCTGGGAAGTATCTTCTCATATCTCTTGCTGCTCTTCCTGATTGAGTAGCTACTACTATAACTTTTGCTCCTAATTCTTCACTTACATCAGCTGTTCCTCTAGCTACTGCTGAAGTTATTGTTATGTCATCTTTATCCATAACTCTCTTTACATTTACTAATGGATCCATTTTAGCTGCAACTTTTGCCATTACATTAACAGCTTCTACTGGATATTTACCTTTTGCAGATTCTCCAGAAAGCATTACACAATCTGTTCCATCTAATATTGCATTTGCAACGTCGTTTACTTCTGCTCTTGTAGGTCTAGGATTTTTAATCATAGAATCTAGCATTTGAGTAGCTGTAATAACTACTTTTCCAACTTCGTTACATCTTTTTATCATCATTTTTTGTGCTACTGGTACATCTTCTACTGGAATTTCTACTCCTAAATCTCCTCTAGCTACCATGATACCATCTGATAAAGCTAGGATTTCTTCGAAGTTATCTAATCCTTCTTGGTTTTCTATTTTAGAAATAATTCCAATTCTTTGTCCACCATTTTCATCTAGAACTTTTCTTACTGCTCTTACGTCATCAGCTTTTCTAATGAAAGATGCTGCAACATAATCTATTCCTTGTTCACAACCAAATTTAAGGTCGTTGATATCTTTTTCAGCTAATGCTGGTAAGTTAACTGCTACATTTGGTAGGTTAACTCCTTTGTTTTCTCCTAATTCTCCACCATTTTGTGCAATACATTTTACTTCATTTCCATTGATTTCAGTAACTGTAAATGCTAATAATCCATCATCTATTAATATAGTATTTCCTACTTTTAAATCTCTTGCAAATCCTTCATAAGTAACTGCAACTTTTGTGTTATTTCCAACAACAGTTTTATCTGTAGTTATTGTAAACTCTTGTCCTGCTACTATTGTAACATCTTTTCCACCTTCAAGTTTTATAGTTCTTATTTCAGGTCCTTTTGTATCTAGTAATAAAGCTGCTCTTATTCCTGTTTCTTTTTGAGCTTGTCTAAAGTTAATTATTCTATTTCCGTGCTCTACATAATCTCCATGAGAGAAGTTTAATCTCATCATGTTCATTCCAGTCTTTAAAAGAGTTTTTAAACTTTCCACTGATTCTGTTTTAGGCCCAATTGTACAAACAATTTTAGTCTTTTTCAAATTACTCACCTCAAATTATTTTAAAAATTTTTTTACATTTTAGCTCAGTTTACACAGTTCTCTTTTTCATACCCATACCCAATAATTAACCATCTAGTATAAACTTACCTAAGATAGATTTTATACCAATGTATAGTATTTATCAAGAAAATATAAGTACATTTTTTAATCTTTTTATGGCTATTTTTTGACTTACTCTTATTTTTTTTTGATTCCATTTGAAACATTTTTATTTCATATGTCTATTTTAGAGAATTTTATTCTTAATTTATTTTATATATTTTTTATTTTTTAGATATTTATTCTCTTTATATGAGTAAAAATAAAAGGGAGATATTATTTTTTATACAATTATCTCCCCTTAAATTTTTTATTTTGCCATTTCAGTTACAAATTTTTTAGTTATTTGTTGTGGTCTTGTAATAGCTCCTCCAACTACAACTGCAAATGCTCCTAAATCTAAAGCTTTTTTAGCTTTGGCAGGAGTATCTAAATTTCCCTCTCCAATTACTGGAATAGATACTGCTTTTATTACTTTTTCTAATTCTGTTAAAGGATCGTTTCCTTTAGTATATTCTGTATATCCTACAAGAGTAGTTCCAACTATATCAAAACCAAATTTTTCTGCATTAACTGCCTCTTCTACACAAGAAATATCTGCCATAAATAATTGATTAGGATATTTTGTTTTAGCTTCTTTCATTAAATCTTCTAAAGTTCTTCCATCAGGTCTTTCTCTTTTAGTACCATCAATAGCTATTACATCTACTCCCTCTGCTACTAAGGCATCTATCTCTTTCATTGTTGGAGTTATATATACTTGGTTATCTCCATATTGCTCTTTTATAATTCCAATAATTGGAAGAGTTACATTCTTTTTAATCTCTTGAATATCTACAACTGTATTTGCTCTAATTCCTGAAGCTCCACCTACAAAAGCTGCATAAGCCATTCTTCCCATAATAAATGAACTATGTAGTGGTTCATCTGGAAGTGCTTGACACGAAACTATTAATTTACCTTTTACTTCATTTAGTCTATTCATTGACCTCTCTCCTTAATTTTTAATAAATAATAATTAATCAACTAAAACTTTAAATATTACTTTTCTAACTTTTGCTGGTTTTTCTCCACCTTTTATTAATGCCATATGAGGTTCTCCAGGGTAAAGAACTATAAATTTTTTAGGATTTAAATAAAATAAATTTTCTAATTCTCCCTCATATAATTCATAATCTCCAGCTTCATCATACTCTTTTGTTAATTTTACATCAGTATTAGAGATATATCCTATTTTCTCTTCTCCTTCAATAACAACATGAATATCTATATATTTTTTATGATTTTCTATAAAACCATCTTTTACTTCTTTAGTCATTGGAGAATCTGGTTGATTAAAATAAACGTTATCACCATCTATAACATTTTTTCCAACTACTCCATTTTTATATTCTCCTGATAATATATAATCTATTGCTCTATCTAAATTTTTTGATATTCCTTTGTATGACCCTAAATCTTTTATTTCTCCATATATCATAATTTTTTCCTCCTAAATCATTTTTGTTCTCGTGAACATATATATAAAACATACACTTTTTTCTAAGTTTTGTCAATATTTATTTTATTTTTCCAACTTTT belongs to uncultured Fusobacterium sp. and includes:
- the pykF gene encoding pyruvate kinase PykF, with the protein product MKKTKIVCTIGPKTESVESLKTLLKTGMNMMRLNFSHGDYVEHGNRIINFRQAQKETGIRAALLLDTKGPEIRTIKLEGGKDVTIVAGQEFTITTDKTVVGNNTKVAVTYEGFARDLKVGNTILIDDGLLAFTVTEINGNEVKCIAQNGGELGENKGVNLPNVAVNLPALAEKDINDLKFGCEQGIDYVAASFIRKADDVRAVRKVLDENGGQRIGIISKIENQEGLDNFEEILALSDGIMVARGDLGVEIPVEDVPVAQKMMIKRCNEVGKVVITATQMLDSMIKNPRPTRAEVNDVANAILDGTDCVMLSGESAKGKYPVEAVNVMAKVAAKMDPLVNVKRVMDKDDITITSAVARGTADVSEELGAKVIVVATQSGRAARDMRRYFPAATILAITNDEKTANQLVISRGVVPYYDNNVETLDSFFELAEKVSVELGLAQSGDVVVATCGEKVFEVGTTNSVKVIKVK
- a CDS encoding YhcH/YjgK/YiaL family protein — protein: MIYGEIKDLGSYKGISKNLDRAIDYILSGEYKNGVVGKNVIDGDNVYFNQPDSPMTKEVKDGFIENHKKYIDIHVVIEGEEKIGYISNTDVKLTKEYDEAGDYELYEGELENLFYLNPKKFIVLYPGEPHMALIKGGEKPAKVRKVIFKVLVD
- the eno gene encoding phosphopyruvate hydratase — encoded protein: MTRIVDVVAREILDSRGNPTVEVDVVLECGAKGRAAVPSGASTGAYEAVELRDGDKSRYLGKGVLTAVKNVNTEIKEAILGMDAIDQVAIDRTMIELDGTPNKGRLGANAILGVSLAVAKAAAEALGMPLYKYLGGVNAKELPLPMMNILNGGSHADSAVDVQEFMIQPVGAKTFAEAMRMGCEVFHHLGKLLKKMGDSTNVGNEGGYAPAKINGTEGALDLIVEAIKAAGYEPGKDITFAIDAASSEFCKEVAPGKFEYHFTREGGVVRTSEEMVEWYAKLVEKYPIKSIEDGLGEDDWAGWQLLTSRIGDKVQIVGDDLFVTNTERLKKGIELKAGNSILIKLNQIGSLTETLDAIEMAKRAGMTAVVSHRSGETEDATIADIAVATNAGQIKTGSTSRTDRMAKYNQLLRIEEELGSMAQYNGLEVFYNIKK
- a CDS encoding MerR family transcriptional regulator — encoded protein: MKEFYSVSEIANFFNISRQTLIYYDKINIFKPKYVDEKNNYRYYSRDQFSELSFLLLLKNTGFSLKDIEIYFKSSDLNESKEFLKRKLLEIDNKIKELKLSKEGIEKKLEHIEKVLKIKNPVPTIKIIPKMKVIKVDLKPPYDDLEFEKATLKLKKILKRELTDEDKIFSAIKKENIIREYKGGANYLGKVLNSDEDILGTDIEEKKYVSVIHAGLYNNIYLTYIKAIEYIESKKLKIVGDSIEFFSQFTLFWKEGAGGYMEILIPVEEY
- a CDS encoding MATE family efflux transporter, with the protein product MNKTSLGNLSTKKAFFKLALPSVIGMLIVSMQMMIDGFFIANSVGASGLAAINLSMPLVNLFMSISMMICAGGAVYTSIELGKNNQKKANEIFSFTLIIYLIIIGSLGIFMAFFIDKIVLLLGADNSLIPHVKYYLLILLIFNIPFNSPIFTETFVRVGGIPNFVFISSLICITGNIIGDYLLVYKMGLGTLGAAIATVSADGLAAFVLFFRFFKNRCSLSLVKPKGSIELLGKILYNGSSEMLTVVSSAIATYIFNLILMRNIGSLGVSALTIVFYVNSILNICLYGLAQALQPLVSFNLGAKRFNRIMEALKISLISGASLGILFFMTMLFKKELIINMFSKGDETLETLTNEVLRIVIFQYLFSFVNVMASAFLTALEKPFESVVVSLFRSLVFTVSFLFILPIFLGNTGLWLSLPAGEFSCIFISIPLMYYSFKKLTR
- a CDS encoding N-acetylmannosamine-6-phosphate 2-epimerase; the encoded protein is MNRLNEVKGKLIVSCQALPDEPLHSSFIMGRMAYAAFVGGASGIRANTVVDIQEIKKNVTLPIIGIIKEQYGDNQVYITPTMKEIDALVAEGVDVIAIDGTKRERPDGRTLEDLMKEAKTKYPNQLFMADISCVEEAVNAEKFGFDIVGTTLVGYTEYTKGNDPLTELEKVIKAVSIPVIGEGNLDTPAKAKKALDLGAFAVVVGGAITRPQQITKKFVTEMAK